One Globicephala melas chromosome 4, mGloMel1.2, whole genome shotgun sequence genomic window carries:
- the FILIP1L gene encoding filamin A-interacting protein 1-like: MVVDEQQRLTAQLALQRQKIQDLTTSAKETHAKLALAEARVQEEEQKATRLENDLHTQTTKFHQNQETIMAKLTNEDSQNRQLRQKLAALSRQIDELEETNRSLRKAEEELQDIKEKINKGEYGNSSIMAEVEELRKRVLEMEGKDEELIKMEEQCRDLNKRLEKETSQSKDFKLEVEKLNKRIMALEKLEDAFNKSKQECYSLKCNLEKERMTTKQLSQELESLKIRIKELEAIESRLEKTEFTLKEDLTKLKTLTVMLVDERKTMSEKLKQTEDKLQAAASQLQVEQNKVTTVTEKLIEETKRALKSKTDVEEKMYSVTKERDDLKNKLKAEEEKGNDLLSKVNMLKNRLQSLEATEKDFLKNKLNQDSGKSTIALHQENNKIKELSQEVERLRLKLKDMKSIEDDLMKTEDEYETLERRYANERDKAQFLSEELEHVKMELAKYKLAEKTDSSHEQWLFKRLQEEEAKSGHLSREVDALKEKIHEYMATEDLICLLQGDHSVLQKKLSQQENRNRDLGREIENLTKELERYRHFSKSLRPSLNGRRISDPQVFSKEVQTEAVDNEPPDYKSLIPLERAVINGQLYEESEDQNEDPNDEESVLSFKCNSSTPCPVNRKLWIPWMKSKEGHPQNGKIQTKPNGNFVQPGDLVLSHTPGQPLHIKVTPDHVQNTATLEITSPTTESPHSYTSTAVIPNCGTPKQRITILQNASITPVKSKTSAEGLMNLEQGMSPITMATFARAQTPESCGSITPERTMSPIQVLAVTGSTSSPEQGRSPEPIEIGAKHAIFRVSPDRQSSWQFQRSNSNSSSVITTEDNKIHIHLGSPYMQAVASSVRPASPSASLQDNRTQSLTNGALNKTTNKVTSSITITPTATPLPRQSQITVSNIYN; this comes from the coding sequence ATGGTGGTGGACGAACAACAAAGGCTGACGGCACAGCTTGCCCTTCAAAGACAGAAAATCCAAGACCTAACCACGAGTGCAAAGGAAACACATGCTAAACTAGCCCTTGCTGAAGCCAGAGTTCAGGAAGAAGAGCAGAAGGCAACCAGACTAGAGAACGATCTGCACACGCAGACCACAAAGTTTCACCAGAACCAAGAAACAATTATGGCGAAGCTCACCAATGAGGACAGCCAAAATCGCCAGCTTCGACAAAAGCTGGCAGCACTCAGCCGGCAAATTGATGAGTTAGAAGAGACAAACAGATCTTTACGAAAAGCAGAAGAGGAGCTgcaagatataaaagaaaaaattaacaagggAGAATATGGAAACTCCAGTATCATGGCTGAGGTGGAGGAGCTCAGGAAACGTGTGCTAGAAATGGAAGGGAAGGATGAAGAGCTCATAAAAATGGAGGAGCAGTGCAGAGATCTCAATAAGAGGCTGGAAAAGGAAACATCACAGAGTAAAGACTTTAAACTCGAGGTTGAAAAACTCAATAAAAGAATTATGGCTCTGGAAAAATTAGAAGATGCTttcaacaaaagcaaacaagaatGTTACTCTCTGAAatgtaatttagaaaaagaaaggatgacCACAAAGCAGTTATCTCAGGAACTGGAGAGTTTAAAGATAAGGATCAAAGAGCTAGAAGCCATTGAAAGTAGGCTGGAGAAGACAGAATTCACCCTAAAAGAGGACTTAACTAAACTGAAAACATTAACTGTGATGCTGGTAGATGAACGGAAAACAATGAGTGAAAAATTAAAGCAAACTGAAGATAAGTTACAAGCTGCTGCTTCTCAGCTTCAAGTGGAGCAAAATAAAGTGACAACGGTTACTGAGAAGTTAATTGAGGAAACTAAAAGGGCACTGAAGTCCAAAACTGATGTGGAAGAAAAAATGTACAGTGTAACGAAAGAGAGAGATgatctaaaaaacaaactgaaagcagaagaagagaaaggaaatgatcTCCTGTCCAAAGTGAACATGTTGAAAAACAGGCTTCAATCATtggaagcaactgagaaagatttcctaaaaaacaaattaaatcaaGATTCTGGTAAGTCCACAATAGCATTACACCAAGAGAACAATAAGATTAAAGAGCTCTCTCAAGAAGTGGAAAGACTGAGGCTGAAGTTAAAGGATATGAAATCCATTGAGGATGACCTCATGAAAACTGAAGATGAGTATGAGACTCTAGAACGAAGGTATGCTAATGAACGAGACAAAGCTCAATTTTTATCTGAAGAGCTGGAACATGTTAAAATGGAACTTGCCAAATACAAGTTAGCAGAAAAGACAGACTCCAGTCATGAACAATGGCTTTTCAAAAGGCTTCAGGAAGAAGAAGCTAAATCAGGTCACCTCTCAAGAGAAGTGGATGCACTGAAAGAGAAAATTCATGAATACATGGCAACTGAGGACCTGATATGTCTCCTCCAGGGAGATCATTCAGTTCTGCAAAAGAAACTCAGTCAACAAGAAAACAGGAACAGAGATTTAGGAAGAGAGATCGAAAACCTCACTAAAGAGTTAGAGCGGTACCGTCATTTCAGTAAGAGCCTCCGGCCCAGTCTCAATGGAAGAAGAATCTCTGACCCTCAAGTATTTTCTAAAGAAGTTCAAACAGAAGCAGTAGACAATGAGCCACCTGATTACAAGAGTCTCATTCCTCTGGAACGAGCAGTCATCAACGGTCAGTTATATGAGGAGAGTGAGGACCAGAATGAGGACCCTAATGATGAGGAGTCCGTGCTGTCCTTCAAATGCAACTCATCTACTCCCTGTCCTGTTAACAGGAAGCTATGGATTCCTTGGATGAAGTCCAAGGAGGGCCATCCTcagaatggaaaaatacaaacTAAACCCAATGGCAACTTCGTGCAACCTGGAGATCTAGTCCTAAGCCACACACCTGGGCAGCCACTGCATATAAAGGTTACTCCAGACCACGTCCAAAACACAGCCACTCTTGAAATCACAAGTCCGACCACAGAGAGTCCTCACTCTTACACAAGCACTGCAGTGATACCAAACTGTGGCACCCCAAAGCAAAGGATAACCATCCTCCAAAATGCCTCCATAACTCCAGTGAAATCAAAAACCTCTGCTGAAGGCCTTATGAATTTAGAGCAAGGCATGTCACCAATTACCATGGCAACATTTGCCAGGGCACAGACCCCAGAGTCTTGTGGTTCCATAACTCCAGAAAGGACAATGTCACCTATTCAGGTTTTGGCTGTTACTGGTTCAACTAGCTCCCCTGAGCAGGGACGCTCTCCAGAGCCGATAGAAATCGGTGCCAAGCACGCGATTTTCAGAGTCTCCCCTGATCGGCAGTCATCGTGGCAGTTTCAGCGTTCAAACAGTAACAGTTCAAGTGTGATAACTACTGAGGATAATAAAATCCACATTCACTTAGGAAGTCCTTACATGCAAGCCGTAGCTAGCTCCGTGAGACCTGCCAGCCCTTCAGCATCACTGCAGGATAACCGAACTCAAAGCTTAACTAATGGGGCACTAAACAAAACAACCAATAAAGTCACCAGCAGTATTACTATCACACCAACAGCCACACCTCTTCCTCGACAATCACAAATTACAGTAAGTAATATATATAACTGA